The Streptomyces sp. NL15-2K genome contains a region encoding:
- a CDS encoding response regulator produces the protein MTAPESPQPVDAPDDDKSHVPPLTTRVVIAEDEALIRLDLKEMLEEEGYTVVGEAGDGEQAVELAREHRPDLVILDVKMPKLDGISAAEKIAEDRIAPVLMLTAFSQRDLVERARDAGAMAYLVKPFSKSDVVPAIEMAVSRFTELKELENEVADLTQRLETRKLVDRAKSILQTAYGLTEPAAFRWIQKTSMDRRMSMQQVAEAVIQDAEEKKSNKG, from the coding sequence GTGACCGCCCCCGAGTCGCCCCAGCCCGTAGACGCGCCCGACGACGACAAGTCGCACGTGCCTCCGCTGACGACCCGTGTCGTCATCGCCGAGGACGAGGCCCTGATCCGGCTCGATCTCAAAGAGATGCTGGAGGAAGAGGGCTACACCGTCGTAGGCGAGGCCGGTGACGGCGAGCAGGCCGTCGAGCTCGCCCGCGAGCACCGGCCGGACCTGGTCATCCTCGACGTGAAGATGCCGAAGCTGGACGGCATCTCGGCGGCCGAGAAGATCGCCGAGGACCGCATCGCGCCCGTCCTCATGCTCACCGCCTTCTCGCAGCGCGACCTCGTCGAGCGGGCGAGGGACGCGGGTGCGATGGCGTATCTCGTGAAGCCGTTCAGCAAGAGTGACGTCGTTCCGGCGATCGAGATGGCCGTCTCACGTTTCACGGAGCTGAAGGAGCTGGAGAACGAGGTCGCCGACCTCACCCAGCGCCTGGAGACCCGCAAGCTGGTCGACCGGGCGAAGTCCATCCTCCAGACGGCGTACGGGCTCACCGAGCCGGCCGCGTTCCGTTGGATCCAGAAGACGTCGATGGACCGTCGGATGTCGATGCAGCAGGTCGCCGAGGCGGTCATTCAGGACGCCGAGGAGAAGAAGTCCAACAAGGGCTGA
- a CDS encoding helix-turn-helix domain-containing protein, giving the protein MYQHSPSIRAQAVALMRQGTPNRVVAERLNIPRGTVGWWRSEDRRLRGETYEQPTDCPRCTGRAFDVAAYAYLLGLYLGDGHIISKTKQHHLSIFCNATQTGLIAAAEDAMRKVMPLPSVKQRYKPGCVEVKSYTKHWTCMFPQHGPGKKHERTIALEPWQQAIVDAYPWEFIRGLIHSDGCRITNWTTRIVGGERKRYEYPRYFFTNTSTDIIRLFTDALDRVGVEWKPLHQSRAAVTISIARKASVALMDTHVGPKH; this is encoded by the coding sequence ATGTACCAGCACAGCCCTTCGATTCGCGCCCAGGCCGTCGCACTCATGCGCCAGGGCACCCCCAACCGCGTCGTCGCGGAGCGCCTGAACATCCCGCGTGGGACCGTCGGCTGGTGGCGCAGCGAGGACCGGAGACTCCGTGGCGAGACGTACGAGCAGCCGACGGACTGCCCTCGATGTACGGGGCGCGCGTTCGACGTAGCCGCGTATGCCTACTTGCTCGGCCTCTACCTGGGCGATGGCCACATCATTTCGAAGACCAAGCAGCACCACCTGTCCATCTTCTGCAACGCAACCCAGACCGGCCTGATCGCCGCTGCCGAAGATGCCATGCGCAAGGTGATGCCGCTCCCCAGCGTCAAGCAGCGCTACAAGCCGGGGTGCGTCGAGGTGAAGTCGTACACGAAGCACTGGACCTGCATGTTCCCCCAGCACGGACCCGGCAAGAAACACGAGCGCACCATCGCCCTCGAACCCTGGCAGCAAGCCATCGTCGACGCGTACCCCTGGGAATTCATCCGCGGCCTTATCCACTCCGACGGCTGCCGCATCACCAACTGGACGACGCGCATCGTCGGCGGTGAGCGCAAGCGCTACGAATACCCCCGGTACTTCTTCACCAACACATCGACCGACATCATCCGCCTCTTCACCGATGCCCTCGATCGCGTCGGCGTGGAGTGGAAACCGCTGCACCAGAGCCGCGCCGCCGTCACCATCTCCATCGCCCGCAAAGCCTCCGTAGCCCTAATGGACACCCACGTAGGCCCCAAACACTGA
- the pyk gene encoding pyruvate kinase: MRRAKIVCTLGPATDSYDQIKALVDAGMDVARFNLSHGSYAEHEVRYQHVRKASDETGRSVGILADLQGPKIRLGHFTEGPVLLERGDSFTITVEEGAEGDRQTCGTTYDGLATDVTPGERILVDDGKVCLEVTAVDGPRVHTTVVEGGMVSDHKGLNLPGVAVSVPALSDKDEADLRWALRMGFDVIALSFVRSGKDIQDVHRIMDEEGRRLPVIAKVEKPQAVDAIDDIVAAFDGIMVARGDLGVEMPLEQVPIVQKRAIKLAKRNAKPVIVATQMLDSMIDNSRPTRAEASDVANAVIDGTDAVMLSGETSVGKYPIETVATMAKIVEAAEEDILAKGLPPLTEHNKPRTQGGAVARAAAEMGDFLGAKFLVAFTQSGDTARRLSRYRSPIPLLAFTPEPATRSQLNLTWGVETFLGPSVESTDAMVDQVDELLLKYGRCQKGDTVVITAGSPPGMAGTTNLVHVHHIAEDDSPK; encoded by the coding sequence ATGCGCCGAGCAAAGATCGTCTGCACCCTGGGGCCCGCCACCGACTCATACGACCAGATCAAGGCACTGGTCGACGCCGGAATGGACGTAGCCCGATTCAACCTCAGCCACGGCAGCTACGCCGAGCACGAGGTGCGCTACCAGCACGTACGCAAGGCCTCCGACGAAACCGGCCGCAGCGTCGGAATCCTCGCCGACCTTCAAGGCCCGAAGATCCGCCTCGGCCACTTCACCGAAGGCCCCGTACTCCTTGAACGCGGCGACAGCTTCACCATCACGGTGGAGGAAGGCGCCGAAGGCGACCGCCAGACCTGCGGCACGACCTACGACGGCCTCGCCACCGACGTCACGCCCGGCGAACGCATCCTCGTCGACGACGGCAAAGTCTGCCTCGAAGTCACCGCCGTCGACGGCCCCCGCGTCCACACCACCGTGGTCGAAGGAGGCATGGTCTCCGACCACAAGGGACTGAACCTGCCCGGCGTCGCGGTCTCCGTCCCCGCCCTCTCGGACAAGGACGAGGCCGACCTCCGCTGGGCCCTGCGCATGGGCTTCGACGTCATCGCGCTGTCCTTCGTCCGCAGCGGCAAGGACATCCAGGACGTCCACCGCATCATGGACGAGGAAGGCCGCCGCCTCCCCGTCATCGCCAAGGTGGAAAAGCCCCAGGCCGTCGACGCGATCGACGACATCGTCGCCGCCTTCGACGGCATCATGGTCGCGCGCGGGGACCTGGGCGTGGAAATGCCCCTGGAGCAGGTCCCGATCGTCCAGAAGCGCGCGATCAAACTCGCCAAGCGCAACGCCAAGCCGGTCATCGTCGCGACGCAGATGCTCGACTCCATGATCGACAACTCGCGCCCGACCAGGGCGGAGGCTTCCGATGTGGCGAACGCGGTCATCGACGGCACGGACGCGGTGATGCTGTCCGGCGAGACGAGCGTCGGCAAGTACCCCATCGAGACGGTCGCGACGATGGCGAAGATCGTCGAGGCGGCCGAGGAAGACATCCTCGCGAAGGGCCTGCCGCCCCTGACCGAACACAACAAGCCCCGCACACAGGGCGGCGCGGTCGCCCGGGCGGCGGCGGAGATGGGCGACTTCCTGGGCGCGAAGTTCCTGGTCGCCTTCACCCAGTCCGGCGACACGGCCCGCCGCCTGTCCCGGTACCGCTCGCCGATCCCGCTGTTGGCGTTCACTCCTGAACCGGCGACGCGTTCGCAACTCAACCTCACGTGGGGCGTGGAGACGTTCCTGGGGCCGAGCGTGGAGTCGACGGATGCGATGGTCGACCAGGTGGACGAGTTGTTGTTGAAGTACGGCCGCTGCCAGAAGGGCGACACGGTGGTCATCACGGCCGGCTCGCCTCCTGGCATGGCCGGCACGACCAATCTGGTCCACGTGCACCACATTGCCGAGGATGACAGTCCCAAGTAG
- a CDS encoding SIMPL domain-containing protein encodes MTTPQPTPAQEPAVPYGTPDAPRIAVRGEARLEVDPEIARLGITVTARGKDRRAALDDLTRRNTLALDLIKTYGEAVEKVETGSFSITPQLKEGRGERIHAYHGRVHITAELTDFTALGELTTRLADLDLTQVTGPWWALRPNSPAHRQARQQAVREAVQRAREYAEALGTSLAALVELADIGAENTQPPAYPANPGSRMRSAAYGAAEDTTAAPLDLEPQRQRVYAQVNARFTMAPPQL; translated from the coding sequence ATGACCACCCCACAGCCCACACCCGCCCAGGAACCCGCCGTCCCCTACGGCACCCCCGACGCCCCCCGCATCGCCGTCCGCGGCGAAGCACGCCTCGAAGTCGACCCCGAAATCGCCCGCCTCGGCATCACCGTCACCGCCCGCGGCAAAGACCGCCGCGCCGCCCTCGACGACCTCACCCGCCGCAACACCCTCGCACTCGACCTCATCAAGACATACGGCGAGGCGGTGGAGAAGGTGGAAACCGGCTCCTTCTCCATCACCCCCCAACTCAAAGAAGGCCGCGGCGAGCGCATCCACGCCTACCACGGCCGCGTCCACATCACCGCCGAACTCACCGACTTCACCGCACTCGGCGAACTCACCACCCGCCTCGCCGACCTCGACCTCACCCAAGTCACCGGCCCCTGGTGGGCCCTGCGCCCCAACTCCCCGGCCCACCGCCAAGCACGCCAACAAGCCGTCCGTGAAGCCGTCCAACGCGCCCGCGAATACGCCGAAGCACTCGGCACCTCACTGGCAGCCCTCGTGGAACTCGCCGACATCGGCGCGGAGAACACCCAGCCCCCGGCCTACCCCGCCAACCCCGGCAGCCGCATGCGCTCCGCCGCCTACGGCGCCGCCGAAGACACCACCGCCGCACCCCTCGACCTCGAACCCCAACGCCAACGCGTCTACGCCCAGGTCAACGCCCGCTTCACCATGGCACCGCCACAGCTGTGA
- a CDS encoding 5'-nucleotidase C-terminal domain-containing protein, with protein MPLNRRKFLKKSAVTGAGVALAGAAAAPAAEAAEAGEARKGSMPVKRYAFTVMGTTDLHGNVFNWDYFTDNEFDDKAHNDVGLAKISTLVNQVRAEKGLRNTLLIDAGDTIQGTQLSYYYAKVDPITAEGGPVHPMAQAMNAIDYDAAALGNHEFNYGIPVLRKFQEQCRFPLLGANALDAKTLRPAFPPYSMHCLRTPFGRDVKVAVLGLTNPGIAIWDKANVQGKMTFPGLEEQAAKWVPKLRSMGADVVIVSAHSGSSGTSSYGDQLPYIENAAGLVAEQVPGIDAILVGHAHTEIPEYFVTNKETGKQVVLSEPLKWGQRLTLFDFELVWGKGRWTVEKVGARVLNSNAVEEDPRIVKLLGDEHEKVVAYVNQVIGTNAVEMTSVEAPYKDVAIIDLINHIQADTVKQALASTEYAALPVLSQAAAFSRSAVIPAGEVTIRDVAGLYVFENTLEARLMTGAQMKAHLEYSANYFVQTAADAEVDPAKLTNANGTPDYNYDVVSGLTYEIDIAKPAGSRVANVRFEGAPLADDAKFVFAVNNYRANGGGNFPHVAAAQMLWSNSDEIRNTMIAWVKAKGAIDPAEFASVDWKLTRNGTPVF; from the coding sequence ATGCCGTTGAACCGCCGGAAGTTCCTGAAGAAGTCCGCCGTGACGGGGGCGGGGGTGGCGCTGGCCGGTGCGGCGGCGGCTCCGGCCGCGGAGGCTGCAGAGGCCGGGGAGGCGAGGAAGGGGTCGATGCCGGTGAAGCGGTACGCGTTCACCGTGATGGGCACGACCGATCTGCATGGCAATGTCTTCAACTGGGACTACTTCACGGACAACGAGTTCGACGACAAGGCGCACAACGATGTGGGTCTGGCGAAGATCTCGACTCTGGTGAATCAGGTGCGGGCGGAGAAGGGGCTTCGCAACACGTTGTTGATCGACGCGGGCGACACGATTCAGGGCACGCAGCTGTCGTACTACTACGCGAAGGTGGATCCGATCACCGCTGAAGGTGGTCCGGTGCATCCGATGGCGCAGGCGATGAATGCCATCGACTATGACGCCGCCGCGCTGGGCAACCACGAGTTCAATTACGGCATTCCGGTGCTGCGGAAGTTCCAGGAGCAGTGTCGTTTTCCGTTGCTCGGTGCCAACGCCCTGGATGCGAAGACTCTGCGGCCGGCTTTCCCGCCGTACAGCATGCATTGTCTGCGTACGCCGTTCGGCCGGGATGTGAAGGTGGCGGTTCTCGGTCTCACCAATCCGGGTATCGCGATCTGGGACAAGGCGAATGTGCAGGGGAAGATGACGTTTCCGGGTCTGGAGGAGCAGGCGGCGAAGTGGGTGCCGAAGCTGCGGTCGATGGGCGCGGATGTGGTGATCGTTTCGGCGCACAGTGGTTCGTCGGGTACGTCGTCGTACGGTGATCAGTTGCCGTACATCGAGAACGCGGCCGGGCTGGTCGCGGAACAGGTGCCGGGCATCGACGCGATCCTCGTCGGCCACGCTCACACGGAGATCCCGGAGTATTTCGTCACCAACAAGGAGACCGGCAAGCAGGTCGTGCTGTCGGAGCCGCTCAAGTGGGGTCAGCGGTTGACATTGTTCGACTTCGAGCTGGTGTGGGGCAAGGGGCGTTGGACGGTCGAGAAGGTGGGTGCGCGGGTCCTGAACTCCAATGCGGTGGAGGAGGATCCGAGGATCGTGAAGTTGCTGGGTGACGAGCACGAGAAGGTCGTGGCGTACGTCAATCAGGTCATCGGCACGAATGCCGTCGAGATGACGTCGGTGGAGGCACCGTACAAGGATGTGGCGATCATCGATCTGATCAACCATATTCAGGCGGATACGGTGAAGCAGGCGCTGGCGTCCACGGAGTACGCGGCGCTGCCGGTGTTGTCGCAGGCGGCGGCGTTCTCGCGGAGTGCGGTCATTCCGGCGGGCGAGGTCACGATCCGGGATGTGGCGGGTCTTTATGTCTTCGAGAACACGCTCGAGGCGCGTCTGATGACGGGTGCGCAGATGAAGGCGCATCTGGAGTATTCGGCGAACTATTTCGTGCAGACGGCTGCGGATGCCGAGGTCGATCCGGCGAAGCTGACGAACGCGAACGGTACGCCGGATTACAACTACGACGTGGTGAGCGGTCTGACGTACGAGATCGACATTGCGAAGCCGGCCGGGTCGCGAGTGGCGAATGTGCGGTTCGAGGGGGCGCCGCTGGCGGATGACGCGAAGTTCGTGTTCGCGGTCAACAACTACCGGGCCAACGGCGGCGGTAACTTCCCGCATGTGGCCGCGGCCCAGATGTTGTGGTCGAACTCGGACGAGATCCGTAACACCATGATCGCCTGGGTGAAGGCGAAGGGTGCGATCGATCCGGCCGAGTTCGCGTCGGTGGACTGGAAGCTCACGCGGAACGGTACGCCGGTGTTCTGA
- a CDS encoding SidA/IucD/PvdA family monooxygenase produces MSTTPQPPRHEPDAPRDLIGIGIGPCNLSLAALAHPLAELDTAFYEQRPTFAWHPGQLIEGTTVQVPFLADLVTLADPASPWTFLNYLKARDRLFPFYFAERFHIQRAEYDAYCRWVCENLPGLHFAHQIDAVRWNPEHDLFEVDFTQLGKDGEAEALGRTYTKNVALGIGTEPHIPDPLKPLVEAPAAPVIHAADYLDHRDTLLAAGHITVIGSGQSGAEIFLDLLRNRPTGHEKLHWLGRTEAFAPMEYSKLGLEHFTPDYTRYFHALDENVRDRLVPSQWQLHKGIDAATIAAIHDELYRRTLHGGWPDTVLTPGVRVRTAGRIATTKIELHLEHTQQNTRSRLATDAVILATGYRERPLDRILAGLDPYLRRDSRERPRVDERRRLVLDPSVTGAVYVQNAERHTHGIGTPDLGLAAWRSATILNSVTKKEPYPLPTRTAFTTFGLEQPTTSALKRTPASW; encoded by the coding sequence ATGAGCACCACCCCCCAGCCACCCCGCCACGAGCCCGACGCACCCCGCGACCTGATCGGCATCGGCATCGGCCCCTGCAACCTCTCCCTTGCCGCCCTCGCCCACCCCCTCGCCGAACTCGACACCGCCTTCTACGAACAACGCCCCACCTTCGCCTGGCACCCCGGCCAGCTCATCGAAGGCACCACCGTCCAAGTCCCCTTCCTCGCCGACCTCGTCACCCTCGCCGACCCCGCCAGCCCCTGGACCTTCCTCAACTACCTCAAAGCCCGCGACCGCCTCTTCCCCTTCTACTTCGCCGAGCGCTTCCACATCCAACGCGCCGAATACGACGCCTACTGCCGCTGGGTCTGCGAAAACCTCCCCGGACTCCACTTCGCCCACCAGATCGACGCCGTCCGCTGGAACCCCGAACACGACCTCTTCGAAGTCGACTTCACCCAACTCGGCAAAGACGGAGAAGCCGAAGCCCTCGGCCGCACCTACACGAAGAACGTCGCCCTCGGCATCGGCACCGAACCCCACATCCCCGACCCCCTCAAACCCCTCGTCGAAGCCCCGGCCGCCCCCGTCATCCACGCCGCCGACTACCTCGACCACCGCGACACCCTCCTCGCCGCCGGCCACATCACCGTCATCGGCTCAGGACAGTCCGGCGCCGAGATCTTCCTCGACCTCCTCCGCAACCGCCCCACCGGCCACGAGAAACTCCACTGGCTCGGCCGCACCGAGGCCTTCGCCCCCATGGAGTACTCCAAACTCGGCCTGGAACACTTCACCCCCGACTACACCCGCTACTTCCACGCCCTCGACGAAAACGTCCGCGACCGCCTCGTCCCCTCCCAATGGCAGCTGCACAAAGGCATCGACGCAGCCACCATCGCCGCCATCCACGACGAGCTCTACCGCCGCACCCTGCACGGCGGCTGGCCCGACACCGTCCTCACCCCCGGCGTCCGCGTCCGCACAGCAGGCCGCATCGCCACCACCAAAATCGAACTCCACCTCGAACACACTCAGCAGAACACCCGCTCCCGCCTCGCCACCGACGCCGTAATCCTCGCCACCGGCTACCGCGAACGCCCCCTCGACCGCATCCTCGCCGGCCTCGACCCCTACCTCCGCCGCGACAGCCGCGAACGCCCCCGCGTCGACGAACGCCGCCGCCTCGTCCTCGACCCCTCCGTGACCGGCGCCGTCTACGTCCAGAACGCCGAACGCCACACCCACGGCATCGGCACCCCCGACCTCGGCCTCGCCGCCTGGCGCAGCGCCACCATCCTCAACTCCGTCACCAAGAAGGAGCCCTATCCGCTGCCCACCCGAACCGCCTTCACCACCTTCGGCCTCGAACAACCCACGACGTCGGCGCTCAAGAGAACGCCGGCGTCGTGGTGA
- a CDS encoding aminotransferase class V-fold PLP-dependent enzyme encodes MSTPPLASSPEGPHALRPLLDTVLDALTDGTRTRGGPLPPGGPGTVAQRMRDAIGDVLPDHGDPHALRTLVHALAAGSADPADPLCAAHLHCPPLAVATAADLAASTLNPSLDSWDQAPAASTLETLVTRALARETGAPEALVTTGGTEANHLALLLARETHGPGLRLLCGTNAHHSLPRAAWLLGLPDPVLIPAPAGTLDPAALDDALTTLPRPLLVAATAGTTDAGLIDPLPDIATLCRTHGTRLHIDAAYGGGLLFSHHRRAQLTGLEAADTVTLDLHKLGWQPIAAGILTIKNPHDLTALHHRADYLNADDDTQAGLPDLLGRSLRTTRRPDILKIAATLKTLGRTGLGTLVDQVCDHAHTLATLIHDHPGFELHDRPTLSTVLFRPADATDDTVTAVRRKLLTDGRAVLGRTRLDGRLWLKATLLNPHTRPDDLAALLKLVEGNTPR; translated from the coding sequence ATGAGCACGCCGCCCCTGGCCTCGAGCCCCGAAGGCCCCCACGCACTGCGGCCGTTGCTCGACACCGTGCTCGACGCGCTGACCGACGGCACCCGCACCCGCGGCGGACCGCTGCCCCCCGGCGGCCCCGGCACCGTCGCCCAACGCATGCGCGACGCCATCGGCGACGTACTCCCCGACCACGGCGACCCCCACGCCCTGCGCACCCTCGTCCACGCACTCGCCGCGGGCTCCGCCGACCCCGCCGACCCCCTGTGCGCCGCCCACCTGCACTGCCCACCCCTCGCCGTCGCCACCGCCGCCGACCTCGCCGCCTCCACCCTCAACCCGTCCCTCGACTCCTGGGACCAAGCCCCGGCCGCCTCCACACTGGAAACCCTCGTCACACGCGCACTCGCCCGCGAAACCGGCGCACCCGAAGCCCTCGTCACCACCGGCGGCACCGAAGCCAACCACCTCGCCCTCCTCCTCGCCCGCGAAACCCACGGCCCCGGACTCCGACTCCTCTGCGGCACCAACGCCCACCACTCACTTCCCCGCGCCGCCTGGCTCCTCGGACTCCCCGACCCCGTACTCATCCCCGCCCCCGCCGGCACCCTCGACCCCGCCGCCCTCGACGACGCGCTCACCACCCTGCCCCGCCCCCTCCTCGTCGCCGCCACCGCCGGCACCACCGACGCCGGACTCATCGACCCCCTCCCCGACATCGCCACCCTGTGCCGAACCCACGGCACCCGCCTCCACATCGACGCCGCCTACGGCGGAGGCCTCCTCTTCAGCCACCACCGCCGCGCACAGCTCACCGGCCTCGAAGCCGCCGACACCGTCACCCTCGACCTGCACAAACTCGGCTGGCAGCCGATCGCCGCAGGAATCCTCACCATCAAAAACCCCCACGACCTCACCGCCCTCCACCACCGCGCCGACTACCTCAACGCCGACGACGACACCCAAGCCGGCCTGCCCGACCTGCTCGGCCGCTCCCTGCGCACCACCCGCCGCCCCGACATCCTCAAAATCGCCGCCACCCTCAAAACCCTCGGCCGCACCGGCCTCGGCACCCTCGTCGACCAGGTCTGCGACCACGCACACACACTCGCCACCCTCATCCACGACCACCCCGGCTTCGAACTCCACGACCGGCCCACCCTCAGCACAGTCCTGTTCCGGCCCGCGGACGCCACCGACGACACCGTCACCGCCGTACGCCGAAAACTCCTCACCGACGGCCGCGCCGTCCTCGGCCGCACCCGACTCGACGGCCGGCTCTGGCTCAAAGCCACCCTCCTCAACCCCCACACCCGCCCCGACGACCTGGCCGCCCTCCTCAAACTCGTGGAAGGAAACACCCCCCGATGA
- the pepN gene encoding aminopeptidase N: MSVLTRDEAQTRAKLLDVHRYTIDLDLTRGDETFDSRTVIRFTVRADQDATDTFVEVKPAELRSVTLDGQPLDPETLDENRLPLKNLTPGEHELRVDAAMRYSRTGEGMHRFTDPTDGETYLYTQLAMDDCKRVFPAFDQPDLKAVFDLTVKAPEGWTVLANSITEHTGDGLWKAAPTPRISTYLVAVTAGPWHSVRTEHRGLPFGLHCRRSLAPHLDADTDELFEITKRCYDRYHEKFEEPYPFDSYDQAFVPEFNYGAMENPGLVTFRDEFVYRSAVTDTERQTRAMVIAHEMAHMWFGDLVTLQWWDDLWLNESFAEYMGYQTLTEATRFTDTWTDFGIARKPWGYDADQRPSTHPVAPETVEDTASALTNIDGISYAKGASALRQLVTWLGEKDFLAGINTHFTHHKFANATLADFVDSLAAHTDRDVHAWADAWLRTTGVDTLTPRITPDGGTCTLTVDRTGSRPHRIAVGLYDQDIADEGRHLILRERLDLDIPQTTPHPIGKRPALLLLNDGDLTYAKIRFDPESFATVTTALSGLPDPLTRAVVWNTLRDAVRDGQLPPSAYLDAARTHLPHERDLAVVQGVLAFASTQIANRYLTPEARPAALATLTSLCRDLIRRTEDGDHPGLRLIAVRHFIDVAAHPDTIAAWLADGTVPGGPELDPELRWRLLGRLAVLGATDEAAIAAELDRDPSATGQEGAARCRAALPDPDTKAKAWQAMFATDNLTDLSNYLFTATAQGFWQPEQADLVQDYVPRYYDDAVAVAARRGPAIAEAAGRWAFPGYAVDPETLRLGEQCLQEADPIPALRRKLADQLDDLARALRVRQA; this comes from the coding sequence ATGTCCGTACTGACGCGCGACGAAGCGCAGACCCGTGCCAAGCTCCTCGACGTCCACCGCTACACGATCGACCTCGATCTGACCCGCGGAGACGAGACCTTCGACTCCCGCACCGTCATCAGGTTCACCGTCCGCGCGGACCAGGACGCCACGGACACCTTCGTCGAGGTCAAGCCCGCCGAACTGCGCTCCGTCACCCTCGACGGACAGCCCCTCGACCCGGAAACCCTGGACGAGAACAGGCTGCCGCTGAAGAACCTCACCCCCGGCGAGCACGAACTGCGCGTGGACGCCGCGATGCGCTACTCCCGCACCGGCGAGGGCATGCACCGCTTCACCGACCCCACCGACGGCGAGACCTACCTCTACACCCAACTCGCCATGGACGACTGCAAACGCGTCTTCCCCGCCTTCGACCAACCCGACCTCAAAGCCGTCTTCGACCTCACCGTCAAAGCCCCCGAAGGCTGGACCGTCCTCGCCAACAGCATCACCGAACACACCGGCGACGGCCTCTGGAAAGCCGCCCCCACCCCACGCATCTCCACCTACCTCGTCGCCGTCACCGCCGGCCCCTGGCACTCCGTACGCACGGAACACCGCGGCCTGCCCTTCGGCCTCCACTGCCGCCGCTCCCTCGCCCCCCACCTCGATGCCGACACCGACGAACTCTTCGAGATCACCAAGCGGTGCTACGACCGCTACCACGAGAAATTCGAAGAGCCCTACCCCTTCGACTCCTACGACCAGGCATTCGTCCCCGAGTTCAACTACGGCGCCATGGAAAACCCCGGACTGGTCACCTTCCGCGACGAGTTCGTCTACCGCTCCGCCGTCACCGACACCGAACGCCAGACCCGCGCCATGGTCATCGCCCACGAGATGGCCCACATGTGGTTCGGCGACCTCGTCACCCTCCAATGGTGGGACGACCTCTGGCTGAACGAATCGTTCGCCGAGTACATGGGCTACCAGACCCTCACCGAAGCCACCCGCTTCACCGACACCTGGACCGACTTCGGCATCGCCCGCAAACCCTGGGGATACGACGCAGACCAGCGCCCCTCCACCCACCCCGTCGCCCCCGAAACCGTCGAGGACACCGCCTCCGCCCTCACCAACATCGACGGCATCTCCTACGCCAAGGGCGCCTCCGCCCTCCGCCAACTCGTCACCTGGCTCGGCGAAAAGGACTTCCTGGCCGGCATCAACACCCATTTCACCCACCACAAGTTCGCAAACGCCACCCTCGCCGACTTCGTCGACTCCCTCGCCGCCCACACCGACCGCGACGTCCACGCCTGGGCCGACGCCTGGCTGCGCACCACCGGCGTCGACACCCTCACCCCCCGCATCACACCCGACGGCGGCACCTGCACCCTCACCGTCGACCGCACCGGCAGCCGCCCCCACCGCATCGCCGTCGGCCTCTACGACCAGGACATCGCCGACGAAGGCCGCCACCTCATCCTGCGCGAACGCCTCGACCTCGACATCCCGCAGACCACCCCCCACCCCATCGGCAAACGCCCCGCACTGCTCCTGCTCAACGACGGCGACCTCACCTACGCCAAGATCCGCTTCGACCCCGAATCCTTCGCAACCGTCACCACCGCCCTCTCCGGCCTGCCCGACCCCCTCACCCGCGCAGTCGTCTGGAACACCCTCAGGGACGCCGTACGCGACGGCCAACTCCCGCCCTCCGCCTACCTGGACGCCGCCCGCACCCACCTCCCGCACGAGAGGGACCTCGCCGTCGTCCAAGGCGTCCTCGCCTTCGCCTCCACCCAGATCGCCAACCGCTACCTCACCCCCGAGGCCCGCCCCGCCGCCCTGGCCACCCTCACCTCCCTGTGCCGCGACCTCATCCGCCGCACCGAGGACGGCGACCACCCCGGCCTGCGCCTGATCGCCGTACGCCACTTCATCGACGTCGCCGCCCACCCCGACACCATCGCCGCCTGGCTCGCCGACGGCACCGTCCCCGGCGGCCCCGAACTCGACCCCGAACTGCGCTGGCGCCTCCTCGGCCGCCTCGCCGTCCTCGGCGCCACCGACGAGGCCGCCATCGCCGCCGAACTCGACCGCGACCCCAGCGCCACCGGCCAGGAAGGCGCCGCCCGCTGCCGAGCCGCCCTGCCCGACCCGGACACCAAGGCCAAGGCATGGCAGGCGATGTTCGCCACCGACAACCTCACCGACCTGTCCAACTACCTCTTCACCGCAACCGCCCAGGGCTTCTGGCAGCCCGAACAGGCCGACCTCGTACAGGACTACGTACCGCGCTACTACGACGACGCGGTCGCCGTCGCCGCCCGCCGCGGCCCCGCCATCGCCGAGGCCGCCGGCCGCTGGGCCTTCCCCGGATACGCCGTCGACCCGGAGACACTCCGCCTCGGCGAACAGTGCCTTCAGGAAGCCGACCCGATCCCGGCCCTGCGCCGCAAACTCGCCGACCAACTGGACGACCTCGCACGGGCACTGCGGGTACGACAGGCCTAG